From a region of the Mycobacterium intracellulare ATCC 13950 genome:
- a CDS encoding NAD-dependent epimerase/dehydratase family protein, whose translation MLVAEKILITGATGKIAFPIARALVAAGNEVWGAARLKDATARGKLVEAGIKPVALDVGAGEFSGLPEDFSYVFHAAVDPGADDWGRCVETNAQMSGELLYHCRAAKGFVLCSTGSIYAYQGQRPLTEADPPGVPLRANYSFSKVAAEAVCTWIARHFRIPLTIIRICSTYGPQGGAPADRLDAMLAGKPIRLHPDKPNNYNPIYEDDYVELGIRAMEAAATPPVVVNWAGSETVSVEDYCTFMGELIGVEPNFEYTPDAHTPLWPDVTHMHEVLGRTKVPWREGFRRMIAARHPEIALSQHDSTRG comes from the coding sequence TTGCTCGTAGCGGAGAAGATCCTGATCACCGGGGCGACGGGCAAGATCGCGTTTCCCATCGCGCGCGCCCTGGTGGCAGCGGGAAACGAGGTGTGGGGCGCCGCGCGCCTGAAAGATGCGACGGCGCGGGGAAAACTCGTCGAGGCCGGCATCAAACCCGTCGCGCTGGACGTCGGCGCCGGCGAGTTCTCCGGTCTCCCCGAGGATTTCAGCTACGTCTTTCACGCGGCGGTCGACCCCGGCGCGGACGACTGGGGCCGCTGCGTCGAAACCAATGCGCAGATGTCGGGCGAATTGCTGTATCACTGCCGCGCCGCCAAGGGCTTCGTGTTGTGCTCGACCGGCTCGATTTACGCGTACCAGGGACAGCGCCCATTGACCGAGGCCGACCCGCCTGGGGTGCCGCTGCGCGCCAACTACAGCTTCTCCAAGGTTGCGGCAGAGGCGGTCTGCACGTGGATCGCCAGGCATTTTCGCATTCCGCTGACCATCATCCGGATCTGTTCGACGTACGGGCCGCAGGGCGGTGCGCCCGCCGACCGCCTCGATGCGATGCTGGCGGGCAAGCCCATTCGACTGCATCCCGACAAGCCGAACAACTACAACCCGATCTATGAGGACGACTACGTGGAACTCGGCATCCGCGCCATGGAAGCGGCCGCGACGCCGCCGGTCGTGGTGAACTGGGCCGGCAGTGAAACGGTCAGCGTCGAGGATTACTGCACGTTCATGGGTGAGCTGATCGGTGTCGAGCCCAACTTCGAATACACGCCCGACGCGCACACGCCGCTGTGGCCGGACGTCACCCACATGCACGAGGTGCTCGGCCGCACGAAGGTGCCGTGGCGCGAGGGCTTCCGCCGCATGATTGCAGCCCGTCATCCCGAAATAGCGCTGTCCCAGCACGATTCGACGCGAGGGTGA